In Longimicrobium sp., a genomic segment contains:
- a CDS encoding anti-sigma factor family protein — MTHEQATERLDDFASGELPDIERVRVQRHVEACDECRAEVEAIRSLLAMAQALPAGIAPRRDLWAGIAERLEPRAAMAELAVVEETKVIPLVPRRRPWQPPRWALQAAAALVLVASSSAVTAVLMRRQGPAGPVAIGTPVHVTGPAAGTQTAGTQETVAPDPATPAVNGGGRPAAAGQGTAFAAFHPAEQDYEKAIGDLAGVLEARRAQMAPETVRTLETNLRIIDQAIAESRAALAKDPNSRELVQMLGATYDAKVKMLRQAVEL, encoded by the coding sequence ATGACGCACGAACAGGCAACGGAACGGCTCGACGACTTCGCCTCGGGCGAGCTGCCGGACATCGAGCGGGTGCGGGTGCAGCGCCACGTGGAGGCGTGCGACGAGTGCCGCGCCGAGGTGGAGGCCATCCGCTCGCTCCTGGCCATGGCACAGGCGCTTCCCGCCGGCATCGCCCCGCGGCGCGACCTGTGGGCGGGGATCGCGGAGCGGCTGGAACCCCGCGCGGCCATGGCGGAGCTCGCGGTGGTGGAGGAGACGAAGGTCATCCCCCTCGTTCCCCGGCGCCGCCCCTGGCAGCCTCCGCGCTGGGCGCTGCAGGCGGCCGCGGCGCTGGTCCTGGTCGCCTCGTCGTCCGCCGTCACGGCGGTGCTGATGCGGCGGCAGGGGCCGGCGGGCCCGGTGGCGATCGGAACGCCGGTGCACGTCACCGGCCCGGCTGCGGGGACGCAGACGGCGGGGACGCAGGAGACGGTCGCGCCGGATCCCGCGACGCCGGCGGTGAACGGCGGCGGGAGGCCGGCGGCGGCGGGGCAGGGGACGGCGTTCGCGGCCTTCCACCCCGCCGAGCAGGACTACGAGAAGGCGATCGGCGACCTGGCTGGCGTGCTGGAGGCGCGGCGCGCGCAGATGGCGCCCGAGACGGTGCGGACGCTGGAGACCAACCTTCGCATCATCGACCAGGCGATCGCCGAGTCGCGCGCGGCGCTGGCGAAGGACCCCAACAGCCGCGAGCTGGTGCAGATGCTCGGGGCCACCTACGACGCGAAGGTGAAGAT
- a CDS encoding RNA polymerase sigma factor, with the protein MLVEDAAPAATDAIVRRAQQGDVAAFEQLYRQHLDRVYALCLRICGDGTKAEELAQDVFVRAWQKLASFEGKSAFSTWLHRLAVNVCLGDRRAEGIRIGRVFGTDDLEAYESPGRPPDPGQAMDLERAIATLPPGARTVFVLHDVEGYKHEEIAEMHGLAVGTCKAQLHRARRLLREALDR; encoded by the coding sequence ATGCTGGTTGAAGACGCGGCCCCCGCGGCGACGGACGCCATTGTCCGCCGCGCCCAGCAGGGCGACGTCGCCGCCTTCGAGCAGCTCTACCGCCAGCACCTGGACCGCGTGTACGCGCTCTGCCTGCGCATCTGCGGCGACGGGACCAAGGCCGAGGAGCTCGCGCAGGACGTGTTCGTCCGCGCCTGGCAGAAGCTGGCCAGCTTCGAGGGGAAGAGCGCCTTCTCCACCTGGCTGCACCGGCTGGCGGTGAACGTGTGCCTGGGCGACCGGCGCGCCGAGGGGATCCGCATCGGCAGGGTGTTCGGCACCGACGACCTGGAGGCGTACGAATCTCCCGGCCGCCCGCCGGACCCGGGGCAGGCGATGGACCTGGAGCGCGCCATCGCCACGCTCCCGCCGGGGGCGCGCACGGTGTTCGTGCTGCACGACGTGGAAGGCTACAAGCACGAGGAGATCGCGGAGATGCACGGCCTGGCCGTGGGCACCTGCAAGGCGCAGCTCCACCGGGCGCGCCGGCTCCTCAGGGAGGCACTGGACCGATGA